DNA from Thiothrix winogradskyi:
GGCACTGGAACAGCACCCGGAGCTAGGTCACACGGTGGAAGACCGACCGGAAGACTACCGCGAGCTAGTGATTCCCTTCGGCAAAGACGGCTACATTGCCGCCTACCGTTACGCGGGGGATTCGCTGGTGGTGTTGGGTGTCCGCCATCAACGCGAGTTACAGCCGCCTACCCTGCCCTAAAAGTCTCACCACTGGCGCGACAAACTGCCTGATATAGACTATCATCCTACCATCGTTATGATACGGTTTTAATATTAAAAACGGTGAAATATGA
Protein-coding regions in this window:
- a CDS encoding type II toxin-antitoxin system RelE/ParE family toxin, with the translated sequence MPSLIFSHTALLDLERLRAFLRAKNRPAARRAVVKIMQGLQALEQHPELGHTVEDRPEDYRELVIPFGKDGYIAAYRYAGDSLVVLGVRHQRELQPPTLP